The genomic interval TTTTCTCTATATTGTTCTACGATGGTTATCGTATTATCAGTCGAGCCGTTATCCGAAACAACTACTTCCCAAGGTTCGCTGCATTGCTGAAATGATAGTGCTTCGAGTTGAGTAGCGATCGTTTGCGAGTCATTGAAACAAGGAATTACCACACTGAGCTTCATAATTTTCTCTCTATTTTTGTGTAAACTCATCGTAGAGAGTCTAAACTTTTCTGCTGCGCTTGGAGTTGTCAGTTTTGTAGGCGGTTACTGTCTGTTCTTGTCAAGAAACTATTTTGTCGAAGTCGTTTCTAAAACTTTTGTAAGCTTGCTAGTGTCAAGCTGCGCTTTGATATGATCGGCAAGTCGAATCGCCAGTGCAATGATCGTGAGAGTAGGATTGGATAAACCACTCGTAGGAAAGACCGAGCTACCTGTGACATAAAGATTATTGATACCGTAAACTTGACACTGCTCATTAACGACACCTTCGCGCGGATTGCTGCTCATCCGAGTCGTACCAATATGATGGTATGAGCCGATAACTGATCGCCAAGTCGCATCATCATCTTTAAGTTCGATTTGATACTTACCCGCACCAGAACGCTCAAAAGCCTCAGCAATCAGTTCTTGCGATCGCACGATTGTGTACTTATCAATCGGGCTTAAACGCCAGTCAAGTTTGACTTGATGAAGTCCGAGGCGATCGCGCTCTGAACTAAGCATAATCCGGCTGTCTGGATTAGGTGCTTGCTCGCCAATCAGATGCATACTGCAATAGTTTGATTGTCGTGAATAAAACTTTTTAGAAAACAGCTTAGCGTATACTCTAGCAGCAACATGATGCAAATTAGTAGCCACTTTCAGGACATCTTCGCTGACGGGGGCTTCACCGTAATCTCTACGACCTTCATGAAGGCTGGGAAAAGATTTGTGATATACGCTTTGAGCAGGTTCCGCGCCAACTAAATGCTGTACTTTGGACTTTAAGCGATTGATTGCATCTACCCAGTCTTCAGGAATCGGTAAAAGCCTTGTAGCAAAGTTAAGTGTTTGCTCGCGTTCTTGAGCCGCAGCTGATATTCCTAACGCCGTTCCTACAAATACTTCATTTACCTGAAGGTTTTTTTGAGTATACAAAGGTGCTGCATCAGATAGAACAACTTTACCTGAAACTAGATAAGGATGTTCCATAAAGAATCGACCTACTAAGTCGTATTGATTACCTAATCCGTTGCTCTGAACTTCATTAGAATTTAACAACAAACGCGGGTTCTCAATTCCACCAACAGCGAGAATAAAAACTTTCGCTTGAACCCAAAATTGTTTTCCGTCTATAGTTGCAACTCGTAATCTCTGTACCGTCTGAGCAGTATCATTCGTCTCAATTTTTAAAACATTGGCGTGA from Chroogloeocystis siderophila 5.2 s.c.1 carries:
- a CDS encoding GMC oxidoreductase: MILTDALTIPENTLIETEVCIVGAGAAGITIAREFINQPYQVCLLESGGLNYEENTQSLAAGENVGVPYFPIKETRARQFGGSTNLWGGWSRPLDEIDFVYRSWMPYSGWPFAKAELDPYYQRAQNFCGLGAFKYDFSDWEEALNEIQRQQLPFTGEDILTCLWQIIPPSHLRFGQVYKSELEQAKNINTIIHANVLKIETNDTAQTVQRLRVATIDGKQFWVQAKVFILAVGGIENPRLLLNSNEVQSNGLGNQYDLVGRFFMEHPYLVSGKVVLSDAAPLYTQKNLQVNEVFVGTALGISAAAQEREQTLNFATRLLPIPEDWVDAINRLKSKVQHLVGAEPAQSVYHKSFPSLHEGRRDYGEAPVSEDVLKVATNLHHVAARVYAKLFSKKFYSRQSNYCSMHLIGEQAPNPDSRIMLSSERDRLGLHQVKLDWRLSPIDKYTIVRSQELIAEAFERSGAGKYQIELKDDDATWRSVIGSYHHIGTTRMSSNPREGVVNEQCQVYGINNLYVTGSSVFPTSGLSNPTLTIIALAIRLADHIKAQLDTSKLTKVLETTSTK